The following are from one region of the Arachis duranensis cultivar V14167 chromosome 10, aradu.V14167.gnm2.J7QH, whole genome shotgun sequence genome:
- the LOC107468536 gene encoding uncharacterized protein At4g04980, with protein MASSRLCGFPLLNRRRTYDPMKGTNSSPKKQFSKSLNEGKKGESMEWSFVSADQLMLMIQVHKKILVFRDIIDLAPLNTSISLREMVITTLGDLHGLYPGIILQNKVSRIKDKSTDQALAYFCEVLKSIGESWIMNSDCTNNINCVFPSCKDRSNMLQLGETLLATLDCMIKIANDKFDIMEEDYNKNEFGTFGKSTPTYGSPSFHGSSFLGSSSPDTPRGVLPEPMKYPARTGENSPKSSGTSPLRTLRIQSLGKLNPIDLKRLSFHMSPPHKATQNKKINEEPDREMEVDHKDGKDEKDDTSEDLVFSMETTEKSEITNADHKECDEAQAMQEEKEEKSQSPKPLETTAMLMEEAPKLAPSSNSSPLSPVVTATNVMQPNKAMLPPPPPPPPPPAPSSAKLQKSVVALNIPPPPSPPPVPLSSSLSSVSSPPSPSPPIISLKAGSASPPPPPMSLKAGSAPPPPPPMSLKSGSAPAPPPPLPRGNGGAALPPPPPGSGRCLRPKATTKLKRSTQLGALYRTLKGKVEGSSLKGKSGGGRSSSNGAASSSGGKQSMADALAEMTKRSSYFQQIEEDVQKYAKQIQELRSAITNYKTKDMTDLIKFHQDVESVLEKLTDESQVLSRFEDFPSKKLEAMRMAAALYNKLNSILNELQNWKIVSPVNQLLEKTERYFDKIKTELEALERTKDEESKKFKGHNIEFDFHILIKIKEAMVDVSSNCMELALKERRSDAAKNNSDGKRKDYAKLLWRAFQFAFKVYTFAGGIDDRADKLTKELAREIESDPNQP; from the exons ATGGCATCTAGCAGATTATGCGGTTTTCCTTTGCTCAATAGAAGAAGAACTTATGAT CCTATGAAGGGGACTAATAGTTCTCCAAAgaagcaattttcaaaatcattgaATGAAGGGAAGAAGGGAGAGTCAATGGAGTGGTCATTTGTGAGTGCAGATCAATTGATGCTAATGATTCAGGTCCATAAGAAGATCTTGGTCTTCAGGGACATCATTGACCTAGCTCCATTGAACACATCTATCTCCTTACGTGAG ATGGTTATTACAACCCTGGGTGATCTGCATGGGCTCTATCCAGGGATCATATTGCAAAATAAGGTTTCGAGGATTAAGGATAAGTCTACTGATCAG GCTCTAGCCTACTTTTGTGAGGTTTTGAAGTCTATTGGAGAGTCATGGATAATGAATAGTGACTGCACTAACAACATCAATTGTGTGTTTCCTTCTTGCAAGGATAGGAGCAATATGCTGCAACTTG gggAAACTTTGTTGGCCACACTTGATTGTATGATCAAGATTGCAAATGACAAGTTTGATATCATGGAAGAAGATTATAATAAGAACGAATTTGGGACATTCGGAAAATCTACACCTACATATGGTTCCCCTTCCTTTCATGGTAGCAGCTTCTTGGGCAGCTCTTCTCCGGACACACCTAGAGGTGTTCTTCCAGAACCCATGAAATACCCTGCCAGAACCGGAGAGAACAGTCCAAAATCTTCTGGTACCTCACCGCTTAGGACTCTCAGAATTCAGTCTTTGGGAAAGCTGAATCCAATTGATTTGAAGCGCTTGTCTTTCCATATGTCACCACCCCACAAGGCAACTCAAAACAAGAAGATTAATGAGGAACCAGACAGAGAAATGGAAGTGGATCACAAAGATGGAAAAGATGAAAAGGATGACACATCAGAGGATCTAGTTTTTAGTATGGAGACAACAGAGAAATCAGAGATAACAAATGCAGATCATAAAGAATGTGATGAAGCTCAAGcaatgcaagaagaaaaagaggaaaagtCACAATCTCCCAAACCATTGGAAACAACAGCTATGCTGATGGAGGAAGCACCAAAGCTTGcaccatcatcaaattcatctcCATTATCGCCAGTAGTAACAGCAACAAATGTTATGCAGCCAAATAAGGCAATGCTGCCtccgccaccaccaccaccacctccaccTGCACCATCATCAGCCAAATTGCAAAAAAGTGTTGTAGCACTTAATATACCACCACCACCTTCTCCACCACCAGTGCCTCTGAGCTCAAGCTTGAGTTCAGTATCATCACCTCCATCACCATCTCCCCCAATCATATCCTTGAAAGCCGGATCAGCTTCACCACCTCCACCACCCATGTCCTTGAAAGCCGGATCAGCTCCACCACCTCCACCACCCATGTCCTTGAAATCCGGATCAGCTCCAGCACCTCCACCACCACTGCCACGTGGAAATGGGGGTGCTGCATTGCCACCACCTCCACCTGGTTCAGGTAGATGCTTGCGGCCCAAGGCAACTACAAAATTGAAGAGATCAACACAATTGGGCGCCCTTTATCGAACTCTGAAGGGAAAAGTGGAAGGGTCAAGCCTCAAAGGCAAGTCGGGTGGCGGGAGAAGCAGCTCAAATGGGGCAGCATCAAGTTCCGGAGGAAAACAAAGTATGGCTGATGCTCTAGCAGAGATGACAAAAAG ATCATCTTACTTCcaacaaatagaagaagatgttCAAAAATATGCAAAACAGATCCAGGAACTGAGATCTGCTATTACCAATTACAAGACTAAAGATATGACAGATTTGATCAAGTTCCACCAAGATGTTGAGTCTGTTCTTGAGAAGCTAACTGATGAATCACAG GTCCTATCAAGGTTTGAAGATTTCCCCTCGAAGAAGTTAGAAGCTATGAGAATGGCAGCAGCACTCTATAATAAGCTTAATTCAATTCTTAACGAGCTTCAAAATTGGAAGATAGTGAGTCCTGTGAATCAGCTCCTTGAAAAGACCGAACGTTATTTCGATAAG ATCAAAACAGAGTTGGAAGCTTTGGAGCGAACCAAAGATGAAGAATCCAAGAAATTCAAGGGCCATAACATTGAATTCGACTTCCACATTCTTATAAAAATCAAAGAAGCAATGGTGGACGTCTCCTCTAATTGCATGGAGTTAGCACTAAAG GAGAGGCGCAGTGATGCTGCTAAGAATAATAGTGATGGGAAAAGAAAAGATTATGCAAAGTTGCTATGGAGAGCTTTCCAATTTGCATTCAAGGTTTATACATTTGCAGGTGGAATTGATGATCGTGCTGACAAGCTCACAAAGGAACTTGCTAGGGAAATAGAGAGTGATCCAAACCAACCGTGA